The following coding sequences lie in one Miscanthus floridulus cultivar M001 chromosome 9, ASM1932011v1, whole genome shotgun sequence genomic window:
- the LOC136480707 gene encoding probable disease resistance RPP8-like protein 2, giving the protein MIQGVESEVEGIIHYCRVHDMVLDLIRGLAGEENFITISNEDGGTSSRHKVRRIAHQNRILLGQFHPYGDMDMTQLRSLVAHGCDIRGLVLHPSFKLLRVLALERCTSPDTQEYGRRWLEHLGKLVHLRYLGLRHTDVEELPEAIGALKLLQTLDLEGIGGDGMQVQLPSSVSLLTRLVCVRCDPYTKVPDGFLQKVTSLEELQIRVDMLSFESKRQFLKVLGNQSLLRVLRVIGMGRLEESVQEELLKSLGNLQELEHLHLHVFKYGETSPASTEWDKAVLPEHLRRLCICCI; this is encoded by the coding sequence ATGATCCAAGGGGTAGAGTCAGAAGTGGAAGGCATCATACATTACTGCCGTGTTCATGACATGGTCCTTGATCTTATTCGTGGTCTGGCAGGCGAAGAAAACTTCATCACTATCTCAAATGAGGATGGGGGAACATCATCACGACATAAGGTGCGCCGGATAGCACACCAGAACAGGATATTGCTGGGTCAATTCCATCCTTACGGTGATATGGACATGACACAACTGAGGTCTTTGGTTGCCCATGGGTGTGATATCCGTGGTCTTGTCTTGCATCCGAGCTTTAAACTCTTACGTGTGCTAGCTTTAGAGAGGTGCACATCACCTGATACTCAGGAGTATGGCAGGCGCTGGCTTGAGCATCTTGGGAAACTAGTTCATCTGAGGTACCTAGGGCTACGACATACAGATGTTGAAGAGCTCCCCGAGGCGATAGGAGCTCTAAAGCTCCTACAAACACTGGACTTGGAAGGTATCGGAGGAGATGGTATGCAAGTCCAACTGCCATCGAGCGTTAGCTTGCTAACACGGTTGGTCTGCGTAAGATGTGACCCATACACGAAGGTGCCCGATGGGTTCCTCCAGAAGGTGACATCACTGGAGGAGCTACAGATACGTGTTGACATGCTGTCTTTTGAGTCCAAGAGGCAATTTTTGAAGGTGCTGGGCAACCAGAGCCTACTGAGGGTGCTCCGTGTGATTGGCATGGGCAGGCTGGAAGAGAGCGTGCAGGAAGAACTTTTGAAGTCACTAGGCAATCTGCAGGAGCTCGAGCATCTGCATCTGCATGTTTTTAAGTATGGAGAAACTAGCCCTGCCTCAACAGAGTGGGACAAAGCTGTGCTTCCGGAACATCTCAGGCGTCTCTGTATATGTTGTATCTAG